GTTTTTATCTTGATGCGAAAATTTTGGAATGAGCCGGATGGCCAGGTTTTTAGTGATTCGGCGACCGGTTCTGACCTCATCAAATAATTTCGGAGCTTTTCCGTCTCCCGTAGTTTTGCCGAGATACTTTGGAAGAACGACCTTGCGGCTGATGCTTGGCACATCGTCGGGGTGCACGAGAACGCTGAAATGTTTTCCCAGAAGGTCTTCAGGTTGAAAACCAAGACTGGTGATAGAATGGCTCAAATAGACAAAACGACCTTCGGGGTCGATTTTATAAATGATATCGGGCATAATATTGAGTATACTTTCATACTCTCTTAAAGTCTTATAGGCTTCCGACAATTCTTGGGCCATGATATCATTAGCGACCGGTTTTTCGTTCATTACGAAATTCCTCTTCATCAAAGGTGCGGATCCCGTCTTAACTGCCACGGGGGACCGGGATTGGGCTCGCTTGATTCAAAAAATAACCGTCGATCCATGGTCCGGCCCCAAATGTTAAAAATAAATGCAGAGTATCAACATAATCGAAGACCCGGAAGGGGTCAATAAAATTTTAGGGTCCCTTCCGCAGACCACTCGACGTTTAAGATAAAAGAAGATCAGGATAAAAAGTTGACTTTTATTAACGGAATGACTAAGTTGAACGTTAAGTGAATCAGGCAAATGACTGAGGTTTGGTAAAATAATCATGCACGAAATGGGGATTGCCCAAAGTATTTTGGATATCGTGGAACAGGAGATGGCCCGACACGGGGCCACCAGGGTGAGTACCATTCGCCTGGTGGTCGGAGAGTTTACCGCCGTAGTCCCCCATAGCCTGACCTTTTGCTTCGAGATAATCACCAAAGACACCCCCTTTGAAGGGGTCAAACTCGAAATGGAACAGGTGCCCCTGACCGGTCGTTGCTCCGGATGCGGTGAGGAATTCGTCATTAAAGAGTACCGGTTTGTCTGTCCCAAGTGTCAATCCCAGGAGATCGAAACGGTCGCCGGCAAGGAGTTGTTTATTAAAGAGATTGAAGCGGAATGAGAAACGGCAGGGATTCCTTTTTGGACGCTGATGGACGCAGATTACCAAGATTATAAATATAAAGAATTAACTGAAAAGATTATTAAAATCTTCTATAGGGTTTACAATAAACTTGGTTACGGTTTTCTTGAAAAGGTGTATGAGAATGCAATGATGTTAGAAATTAGAAAAGAAGGTATCTGCGGGTATCTGCGTAAATCAGCGTCCTAATTATAAGGAAAAAATCATGAAAGTCCCTGTCATTAGAAACGTATTGGAGGCCAACGAACAGTTGGCGGAAAAAAATAAGGCCCTGTTTAAAGAGCATGGGTTGTTGGTCCTTAATCTGATGAGTTCCCCCGGGGCCGGAAAGACGACCCTGCTGGAACGGACCATCGAGGCCCTGAAGGATAAGATCCGGATCGGGGTCATCGAAGGGGATATCCAGTCGACCTATGATGCCGAGCGGATCGCCCAAAAAGGGGTTATGGCCGTCCAGATCAATACCGACGGGGCCTGCCATTTAGACAGCCGGATGATCCAGGCGGCCCTCAAGGAATTTGACCTGTCGGCCCTCGACCTTCTGGTGGTGGAAAATGTCGGCAACCTGGTCTGCCCGGCTGAATTCGATGTGGGAGAAGATTACAAGGTCATGATCTTGAGCGTTACCGAAGGGGATGACAAACCCCTTAAATATCCCCTGATGTTTGCCAAGTCCAGCGTGCTGCTGGTCAATAAAACGGACCTGCTTCCCTACATCAACACCAGTGTTGAACAAATCCGTAAAATTTCTTTGGAGATCAATTCGAAATTAGAGATCTTCGAAGTCTCCTGCCAGACCCGAACCGGCCTGGAGCCTTGGTTTAACTGGATTCTTCAACGAGTCCCCAAATATAAAAAAGAATGAAAACCAGGCACCATGTTTCCATCC
The Deltaproteobacteria bacterium genome window above contains:
- a CDS encoding PAS domain S-box protein, yielding MKRNFVMNEKPVANDIMAQELSEAYKTLREYESILNIMPDIIYKIDPEGRFVYLSHSITSLGFQPEDLLGKHFSVLVHPDDVPSISRKVVLPKYLGKTTGDGKAPKLFDEVRTGRRITKNLAIRLIPKFSHQDKNSGIIPTIEGEVIASGIYGQLAHDRNKEFEGTSGRIALKTD
- the hypA gene encoding hydrogenase maturation nickel metallochaperone HypA; translation: MGIAQSILDIVEQEMARHGATRVSTIRLVVGEFTAVVPHSLTFCFEIITKDTPFEGVKLEMEQVPLTGRCSGCGEEFVIKEYRFVCPKCQSQEIETVAGKELFIKEIEAE
- a CDS encoding GxxExxY protein, with translation MDADYQDYKYKELTEKIIKIFYRVYNKLGYGFLEKVYENAMMLEIRKEGICGYLRKSAS
- the hypB gene encoding hydrogenase nickel incorporation protein HypB; its protein translation is MKVPVIRNVLEANEQLAEKNKALFKEHGLLVLNLMSSPGAGKTTLLERTIEALKDKIRIGVIEGDIQSTYDAERIAQKGVMAVQINTDGACHLDSRMIQAALKEFDLSALDLLVVENVGNLVCPAEFDVGEDYKVMILSVTEGDDKPLKYPLMFAKSSVLLVNKTDLLPYINTSVEQIRKISLEINSKLEIFEVSCQTRTGLEPWFNWILQRVPKYKKE